One Ignavibacterium album JCM 16511 genomic region harbors:
- the uvrA gene encoding excinuclease ABC subunit UvrA, whose translation MSIKEKKIIIKGAREHNLKNLSFEIPRNKLVVFTGVSGSGKSSLVFDTIYAEGQRRYVESLSSYARQFLERMNKPDVDFMIGISPAVAIEQKTGARNSRSTVGTTTEIYDYLRLLFARVGKTICFICGNEVKKATTNTVIEWLNQQSEGARFYLTFPLHDHEGHSVKEEIDLIKKRGFFRIYVNGNYHDLNEEDFYPKKKESVFVVVERFKNQKVNLDEKLADSIEVTFKEGENRLALINADTKEIKEFNKYFECCGIKYEEPEPRFFSFNNPFGACPVCQGFSKVMGIDMNLVVPNPNLSLMEGAIAPFKSPKYSTHQRDLIRNAKEYGIPLNVQFKNLSEEQVRLLRKGFGTYIGIDGFFEELERYTYKMHIRVFLSRYRGYTTCYACKGARLRREALQVKVGGKSIHEIVQMPIEQSLKFFEKLQLSEYDLMVAERILQEIIKRLTFLNNVGIGYLTLDRISNTLSGGETQRINLATSLGSALVGTLYVLDEPSIGLHPRDNSRLINILKNLRDIGNTVLVVEHDAEMMREADLIFDLGPEAGAKGGEIVASGTYQDIIKNEKSLTGKYLSGKLSIPLPEARNTSITKTIKIFGARENNLKNINVEIPLNKLVVITGVSGSGKSTLIHDVLYAGLAKYFGMAPEYIGKFDDIKGAEYLDDVVIVDQSPIGKSPRSNPASYIKAFELIRELFASTHQARARGYKPGYFSFNVPGGRCETCQGDGFIKVEMQFLADLYLECDECNGTRFKKEVREITYRGKNIIDVLDMTVAEAIQFFKGEDKIVRTLQLLADVGLDYIKLGQPSNTLSGGEAQRIKLASHLSAQREKKHVLFIFDEPTTGLHFHDISKLLNCFKILLERNNSVVIIEHNLDVIKCADYIIDLGPDAGDKGGEIIAAGTPEEIVRVENSWTGKYLKSYLSNGNYQLK comes from the coding sequence ATGTCAATTAAAGAAAAGAAAATAATTATAAAAGGTGCACGGGAACACAATCTTAAGAATTTAAGTTTTGAAATCCCGCGTAATAAACTTGTTGTATTTACCGGAGTTAGCGGAAGCGGAAAATCTTCTCTCGTATTTGATACAATTTATGCAGAAGGACAGAGGAGATATGTAGAAAGCTTATCTTCATACGCTCGTCAGTTTCTGGAAAGAATGAATAAACCGGATGTTGATTTTATGATTGGCATCTCTCCGGCAGTTGCAATCGAACAAAAAACCGGCGCAAGAAATTCAAGGTCAACTGTTGGGACAACCACTGAGATTTATGATTACCTGAGATTACTATTTGCGAGAGTTGGAAAAACAATCTGTTTCATTTGCGGCAACGAAGTTAAGAAAGCAACTACAAATACAGTAATTGAATGGCTTAATCAGCAATCAGAAGGTGCAAGATTCTATCTGACATTTCCGCTTCACGATCACGAAGGTCATTCAGTAAAAGAAGAAATTGATTTGATAAAGAAGAGAGGTTTTTTCAGAATTTATGTGAATGGTAATTATCATGATTTGAACGAAGAGGATTTTTACCCAAAGAAAAAAGAAAGTGTCTTCGTTGTGGTAGAAAGATTTAAAAACCAAAAAGTAAATCTCGACGAAAAATTAGCAGACTCAATAGAAGTTACATTTAAAGAAGGCGAAAACAGATTGGCATTAATTAACGCCGATACGAAAGAGATAAAAGAGTTCAATAAATATTTTGAATGTTGCGGAATAAAATACGAAGAACCTGAACCAAGATTCTTTTCCTTCAATAATCCATTTGGTGCTTGTCCGGTTTGTCAGGGTTTCAGTAAAGTGATGGGAATTGATATGAACCTCGTTGTTCCGAATCCAAATCTTAGTTTAATGGAAGGAGCAATAGCGCCATTCAAATCTCCCAAATACAGTACTCATCAGAGAGATTTAATTCGAAACGCTAAAGAATATGGCATTCCTCTTAATGTACAATTTAAAAATCTTTCAGAAGAACAAGTCAGATTACTGAGAAAAGGATTTGGTACCTACATCGGCATTGATGGTTTCTTCGAAGAATTGGAACGATACACTTATAAAATGCATATCAGAGTTTTCCTGAGCAGATACAGAGGTTATACCACTTGTTATGCCTGTAAAGGTGCAAGACTCAGAAGAGAAGCTCTTCAGGTTAAAGTTGGTGGCAAATCAATTCACGAAATCGTTCAGATGCCGATAGAACAGTCACTGAAATTTTTTGAAAAACTTCAGTTATCAGAGTATGATTTAATGGTTGCAGAAAGAATTCTTCAGGAAATAATTAAGCGGTTGACTTTTCTTAATAATGTTGGAATTGGATATCTCACACTTGACAGAATCAGTAACACTCTTTCAGGAGGTGAAACGCAAAGAATAAATCTTGCAACATCACTTGGTTCTGCTTTGGTGGGAACACTTTATGTGCTCGATGAACCAAGTATTGGTTTGCATCCGAGAGATAATTCGAGATTGATAAATATTCTAAAAAATCTTCGTGATATCGGAAACACAGTTTTAGTTGTTGAACACGATGCAGAAATGATGCGTGAAGCGGATTTGATATTTGATCTTGGACCTGAAGCCGGTGCAAAAGGTGGTGAAATAGTTGCTTCTGGAACTTATCAGGATATTATTAAAAATGAAAAATCATTAACCGGAAAATATCTCTCTGGTAAACTTTCAATTCCATTACCCGAAGCGAGAAATACTTCAATCACAAAAACAATAAAAATTTTTGGTGCAAGAGAAAACAATCTTAAAAACATTAATGTAGAAATACCCTTAAATAAACTTGTGGTGATAACCGGTGTTAGTGGTTCAGGAAAAAGTACTCTTATACACGATGTTCTTTACGCCGGATTAGCAAAATATTTTGGAATGGCTCCGGAATACATCGGTAAGTTTGATGACATAAAAGGAGCTGAATACCTTGATGATGTTGTAATCGTGGATCAATCACCGATTGGAAAAAGTCCCCGTTCAAATCCTGCGAGTTATATCAAAGCATTCGAATTGATTCGAGAGCTGTTTGCATCTACACATCAGGCAAGAGCAAGAGGATATAAACCAGGATATTTTTCATTCAATGTTCCCGGTGGAAGATGTGAAACCTGTCAGGGTGATGGTTTTATTAAAGTTGAAATGCAATTCCTTGCTGATCTTTATCTTGAATGCGATGAATGCAATGGAACAAGATTTAAAAAAGAAGTTAGAGAAATCACCTATCGTGGCAAAAATATTATTGATGTTCTGGATATGACTGTTGCTGAAGCAATTCAATTCTTCAAAGGTGAAGATAAAATTGTTCGTACCTTGCAGTTGCTTGCTGATGTTGGACTTGATTATATAAAACTCGGTCAACCTTCAAATACTCTTTCCGGTGGCGAAGCTCAGAGAATAAAACTTGCTTCTCATCTTTCTGCTCAAAGAGAAAAAAAGCATGTACTTTTCATATTTGATGAGCCAACTACTGGTTTACATTTTCATGACATTTCGAAACTTTTGAATTGTTTTAAGATTTTATTAGAAAGAAACAACTCGGTGGTAATAATAGAACACAATCTTGATGTGATAAAATGCGCAGATTATATAATTGATCTTGGTCCTGATGCAGGTGATAAAGGTGGCGAGATAATTGCAGCAGGAACTCCTGAAGAAATTGTAAGGGTTGAAAATTCCTGGACAGGCAAGTATCTGAAAAGTTATCTGAGTAACGGTAATTATCAATTAAAATGA
- a CDS encoding MlaD family protein: MFKDLTGAKLGIFIFIGSVLLVVGIFMLGNKDQLFVSTFTIRAYFQNTEGLRNGASVRFGGIDVGAVKDIKIMADTSGRVEVSLRIKEEVRRFIKKDSRASIETEGLVGNKVVIISMGSDNAEPISDNGVILSKEPLSFADVIEETQGILSYTKEMTKNLADIVGKVNQGEGTIGKILYDEELYNAATNITKSADKNLTAVTEDLRKVIALFDDLGKGVETIVKNTNNVVAGIDTLLQGVSEGKGVLGSLLTDQGTEGKSINKILENFVQISEDTKVSASRLAENMEALKHNWLFKSYFEERGYWDKNEFEKQIDSKILELNEKIQLLDKKIVELKNLESK; encoded by the coding sequence ATGTTTAAAGATTTAACAGGTGCAAAGCTTGGAATTTTCATCTTCATTGGAAGTGTTCTTTTGGTAGTTGGAATTTTTATGCTTGGAAATAAAGATCAGCTTTTTGTTTCAACTTTTACAATCAGAGCATACTTCCAGAATACTGAAGGATTGCGAAACGGTGCTTCTGTTCGATTCGGAGGGATTGATGTTGGCGCAGTAAAAGATATTAAAATTATGGCTGATACTTCCGGCAGAGTTGAAGTTAGTTTGCGGATTAAAGAAGAAGTCAGAAGATTTATTAAAAAAGATTCCCGCGCATCAATAGAAACAGAAGGACTTGTAGGAAATAAGGTTGTAATCATTTCAATGGGCTCTGATAATGCCGAACCAATAAGTGACAATGGTGTAATTCTTTCGAAAGAACCATTAAGCTTTGCTGATGTGATTGAAGAAACACAGGGAATTCTTTCTTATACAAAAGAGATGACAAAAAATTTAGCTGATATTGTTGGGAAAGTAAATCAGGGTGAAGGCACAATCGGTAAAATTCTTTATGATGAAGAACTTTATAATGCTGCTACAAATATCACAAAATCAGCTGATAAAAACCTCACTGCTGTCACCGAGGATTTAAGAAAAGTTATTGCATTATTCGATGATCTTGGTAAAGGTGTTGAGACAATAGTGAAAAATACAAATAATGTTGTTGCAGGGATTGATACTCTGCTTCAAGGCGTTTCTGAAGGAAAAGGTGTTCTTGGTTCTTTGCTTACAGATCAAGGCACTGAAGGAAAAAGCATAAATAAAATTCTTGAAAACTTTGTTCAGATAAGCGAAGACACAAAAGTCAGTGCTTCAAGACTTGCAGAAAATATGGAAGCACTTAAACATAACTGGTTATTCAAAAGTTATTTTGAAGAACGAGGTTACTGGGATAAAAACGAATTTGAAAAACAAATTGATTCAAAGATTCTTGAGTTGAATGAAAAAATTCAGCTTCTTGATAAAAAAATTGTCGAATTGAAGAATTTGGAATCAAAATAG
- a CDS encoding polysaccharide deacetylase family protein, whose translation MNKSIAKLFNSVLVIIFLISTKLPAQSQNLIFITKWFDNKSAAFSFSFDDGLKSHFTNVRQILNQFNFKGTFYLLPPYLTETEPTIWRYGTWPMFQTLASEGHEIGSHTLNHLYLTTLPVGDTSTQNSIIYEMYQSKKIIEQRITNQKCLTLAYPFADHNSTVDSLAKMFYESGRAVGIDANDFQLTEDSFYSLKSYPVHFSLPRNSLDDDLDELYSFMDWTESAIYNNRWAIMMVHDVVPFSELGDLVSQGIYEPISNEWFTEYCSWLKNKSDSEKVWVAPIADVIKYIRERQNSNIQLISVTDTVILFNISDNLDNEIYNFPLTCMIKVPDNWDAVYFNQNNRVDTIFTFQTDSGKFVQAWVLPDNGFVLLKSIIINSVEDKTNLPSDFVLKQNYPNPFNPTTKIRYSIPNVGTGLALSTLKVYDILGNEIATLVNEEKPAGYYEVEFNATELSSGVYFYRLQSSTFTQTKKMILMR comes from the coding sequence ATGAATAAGTCAATCGCAAAATTATTTAATTCAGTTCTGGTTATAATATTTCTGATAAGCACTAAGCTTCCTGCACAAAGTCAGAATTTAATTTTTATAACAAAGTGGTTTGATAATAAATCTGCTGCTTTTTCATTCAGCTTCGATGACGGACTTAAATCTCATTTTACGAATGTGAGACAAATACTTAATCAGTTTAATTTTAAAGGTACATTTTATCTTCTGCCGCCGTATCTGACGGAAACAGAACCAACAATTTGGCGATATGGAACCTGGCCAATGTTTCAAACTCTTGCTTCGGAAGGACATGAAATTGGTTCACACACACTAAATCACCTTTATCTGACTACTTTGCCTGTTGGAGATACTTCAACGCAAAACTCAATTATCTATGAGATGTATCAGTCAAAAAAAATCATTGAGCAAAGAATTACTAATCAAAAATGTTTAACGCTTGCTTATCCTTTCGCTGATCATAATTCAACAGTTGACTCACTTGCAAAAATGTTTTACGAATCAGGCAGAGCAGTGGGAATTGATGCAAATGATTTTCAATTAACAGAGGATTCTTTTTATTCACTTAAATCATATCCTGTTCATTTCAGTTTGCCAAGAAATTCTTTGGACGATGACCTTGATGAACTTTATTCTTTTATGGATTGGACCGAGTCGGCAATTTATAATAATCGCTGGGCAATAATGATGGTTCACGATGTAGTTCCTTTTTCAGAACTTGGTGATCTGGTCTCACAGGGAATTTATGAACCGATTTCCAATGAATGGTTTACAGAATATTGCAGTTGGCTTAAAAATAAATCCGATAGCGAAAAAGTTTGGGTTGCACCAATAGCCGATGTAATCAAATATATCAGAGAAAGACAGAATAGTAACATTCAACTAATTTCAGTTACCGATACTGTAATCTTATTTAATATATCAGACAATCTTGATAATGAAATCTATAATTTCCCTTTAACTTGTATGATAAAAGTTCCTGACAATTGGGATGCAGTTTACTTTAATCAGAATAACAGAGTTGATACAATATTCACATTTCAAACTGATTCGGGAAAATTTGTTCAGGCATGGGTTCTACCTGATAATGGATTTGTATTATTAAAGTCAATTATTATAAACTCTGTAGAAGATAAAACTAATTTGCCAAGTGACTTTGTTCTCAAACAGAACTATCCAAACCCATTCAATCCGACAACAAAGATAAGATACAGCATACCAAATGTAGGGACAGGGCTAGCCCTGTCCACATTAAAGGTTTACGACATACTCGGCAATGAAATAGCCACGCTTGTAAATGAAGAAAAACCAGCCGGATATTATGAAGTAGAATTTAATGCAACCGAATTATCAAGCGGAGTATATTTTTATCGCCTTCAGTCAAGCACCTTCACACAAACCAAAAAGATGATATTGATGAGATAA
- a CDS encoding ABC transporter ATP-binding protein, with protein sequence MVEIYNLKKAFNSHIVLDDVSLKVDEGENLVVFGRSGTGKSVLLKCMVRLMEPDDGKIIIDGKDVLSLDIKQLNNLRKQIGFLFQSAALYDSMSVRQNLEFPLIRHFNFTPKEREQKIINVLEKVSLLEAIDKMPSELSGGMKKRIGLARSIITEPKLMLYDEPTTGLDPITSKEISYLILELQKSLNMTSVVVTHDLLCAEIIADRAIVLNNGRVQYEGSIPELTSSNDPFLKNFFSHEFINENKQVN encoded by the coding sequence ATGGTTGAGATCTATAATCTTAAAAAGGCATTTAATAGTCACATTGTTCTTGATGATGTTTCTCTTAAAGTTGATGAAGGAGAAAATCTTGTTGTATTTGGAAGAAGTGGAACAGGTAAAAGTGTTCTGTTGAAATGTATGGTTCGTTTGATGGAGCCTGATGATGGCAAAATTATAATTGATGGTAAAGATGTTCTTTCATTGGACATCAAACAATTAAACAATCTGAGAAAACAAATTGGATTTTTATTTCAAAGTGCAGCATTATATGACTCAATGAGTGTAAGGCAAAATCTGGAATTCCCTTTAATCAGGCATTTTAACTTTACTCCCAAAGAAAGAGAACAAAAAATTATTAATGTTCTTGAAAAAGTTTCTTTGCTCGAAGCTATTGATAAAATGCCATCTGAACTTTCCGGCGGAATGAAAAAGAGAATTGGTCTTGCTCGTTCAATAATCACAGAACCAAAACTTATGCTTTATGACGAACCGACAACAGGACTTGATCCGATAACTTCTAAGGAAATTAGTTATCTTATTCTTGAACTGCAGAAATCATTAAATATGACTTCGGTTGTTGTTACACACGATTTACTATGTGCAGAAATTATTGCTGACAGAGCTATTGTGTTGAATAACGGTAGAGTTCAGTATGAAGGAAGTATCCCTGAACTTACTTCTTCAAACGACCCGTTCTTAAAAAACTTTTTCAGTCATGAATTTATAAATGAAAATAAACAGGTGAACTAA
- a CDS encoding MlaE family ABC transporter permease — protein MNNKTSSSAYLTSIENRLNEFFIMIAGLWMFSVQFFRYVFVPPYEVYEIRKHMNELGIKTLPIVSVTGFIIGLVLAMQTQPVLARFGAEAYLPGSVGISIVRELGPVITALIFAGRVSSGIGAELGSMRVTEQIDAMEVSAVDPFKFLVVTRIFACTFILPILTVYVIFIALAGAYIAVVLVQNMTIEYYTNAVLYSVEFGDAIPGVAKTFVFGYIVGLVGSYKGFTATNGTEGVGRASTTAVVVSSLMILIFDMILVKITLWLWPTF, from the coding sequence GTGAATAATAAAACTTCATCATCCGCATATCTTACTTCGATTGAAAACCGGCTCAACGAATTTTTTATAATGATTGCCGGTTTGTGGATGTTTTCAGTTCAGTTTTTCAGATATGTTTTTGTTCCGCCTTATGAAGTTTATGAAATCCGAAAACATATGAACGAACTTGGAATAAAAACATTACCAATCGTTAGTGTTACAGGATTTATAATCGGATTAGTTCTTGCAATGCAAACGCAGCCGGTTCTTGCACGTTTCGGTGCAGAAGCATATTTACCAGGTTCAGTCGGAATTTCAATAGTGCGTGAATTAGGTCCTGTGATCACTGCACTTATTTTTGCCGGCAGAGTAAGCAGTGGAATTGGTGCAGAGCTTGGCTCAATGCGTGTAACAGAACAAATTGATGCAATGGAAGTATCAGCAGTTGACCCATTTAAATTTCTTGTAGTAACCAGAATTTTTGCTTGCACTTTCATTCTTCCGATTTTAACTGTTTATGTTATCTTCATCGCACTTGCAGGCGCCTATATTGCAGTTGTTCTTGTTCAGAATATGACGATTGAATATTACACAAACGCAGTTCTTTATTCAGTTGAATTCGGAGATGCTATTCCAGGAGTAGCAAAAACATTTGTATTTGGTTACATAGTCGGCTTGGTTGGCTCTTACAAAGGTTTTACAGCAACAAACGGAACAGAAGGTGTTGGAAGAGCTTCGACCACTGCAGTGGTTGTTTCATCTCTTATGATTTTAATTTTTGATATGATTCTTGTTAAAATAACTTTATGGCTTTGGCCAACTTTCTGA
- a CDS encoding geranylgeranylglycerol-phosphate geranylgeranyltransferase, protein MIEQLNLNTFELMNKIYNYIKLTRPLNCLITALVVFVGGIISSQNNSFDRILILASIVAAIVAASGNVINDYFDIEIDKISHPDRPLAKGVIKSSNALWFYFFLNLIALFISYFLYLKLFAITILASAILFLYSFHIKKIPLIGNITVASLTAIAFLFGGLAVNNIKASVVPAVFAFMINLIRELVKDSEDIDGDKSDNVITFPIKYGFEKTKYLILALTIVLIIFTFYPFLIRSYRIEYFIIVMLVVNPLLIYSMKKLFDNDLKENFHRISIILKLNMLFGLIAIFLGK, encoded by the coding sequence TTGATTGAACAACTCAACTTAAATACTTTTGAGTTGATGAATAAAATTTATAACTATATAAAACTTACGCGTCCATTAAATTGCCTCATAACAGCTCTTGTTGTTTTTGTTGGCGGAATTATTTCGTCACAGAATAATTCATTTGATAGGATACTAATCCTTGCTTCAATAGTTGCAGCCATTGTTGCAGCATCGGGAAATGTTATTAATGATTACTTCGATATTGAAATCGATAAAATTTCTCATCCCGACAGGCCACTGGCGAAAGGCGTAATTAAATCTTCGAATGCACTTTGGTTTTATTTTTTTCTAAACTTAATTGCATTATTCATTTCTTATTTCCTTTATTTGAAATTGTTTGCAATAACAATTCTGGCTTCGGCAATTTTATTTCTTTATTCATTTCATATAAAAAAAATTCCTTTGATAGGAAATATCACAGTTGCTTCATTAACTGCGATTGCATTTTTATTCGGAGGACTTGCAGTAAATAATATAAAAGCATCAGTTGTTCCGGCAGTATTTGCTTTTATGATTAATTTAATCCGCGAGCTTGTTAAAGATTCAGAGGATATTGATGGTGATAAATCTGATAATGTGATTACTTTCCCAATTAAGTACGGATTTGAGAAAACCAAGTATTTGATTCTAGCCTTAACAATAGTATTAATCATTTTTACATTTTATCCATTTCTAATTCGTTCATACAGGATTGAATATTTTATTATTGTGATGCTAGTTGTCAATCCACTTTTGATTTATTCAATGAAAAAACTTTTTGACAATGACTTAAAAGAAAATTTTCATCGGATTAGTATTATTCTAAAATTAAATATGCTTTTTGGTTTAATAGCAATTTTTCTTGGCAAATGA
- a CDS encoding YraN family protein, with translation MTNDKKENKKTFGSEGEEIAAKYLVEKGFEIIERNYFVGHGEIDMIATDPKDNYLVFVEVKTRNTMDFGDPAYAINKKKMTQLKKLAELYLAEKNIMEQDCRFDVITVLMIDSDNPIIEHFENAFM, from the coding sequence ATGACTAACGATAAAAAAGAAAATAAAAAAACTTTTGGAAGTGAAGGCGAGGAAATAGCAGCAAAATATCTTGTTGAAAAAGGATTTGAAATTATTGAGAGAAATTATTTTGTTGGACACGGAGAAATTGATATGATAGCAACAGATCCAAAAGACAATTACCTTGTATTTGTTGAGGTCAAAACACGCAACACGATGGATTTTGGCGATCCTGCTTATGCAATCAACAAGAAGAAAATGACACAGCTGAAAAAACTTGCAGAACTTTATCTTGCCGAAAAAAATATTATGGAACAGGATTGCAGATTTGATGTTATAACAGTTTTAATGATTGATTCCGATAACCCTATTATTGAACATTTTGAAAATGCTTTTATGTAA
- a CDS encoding ribonuclease HII: protein MKNIDKKYFRQGIDFLAGVDEAGRGPLAGPVVAAAVILPKDFHHKEINDSKKLSFRQREKLFEVIIENAISYSFSVISHSTIDRINILNASLLAMKKSVSKLKPVPQIVLIDGNKSFGANQNLIPVVKGDSLSQSIASASIIAKVIRDKMMSRLAEQYSFYGWEKNKGYPTKQHIEALLKFGPSPVHRKTFLKKIMNQSFQSEIIFNYD, encoded by the coding sequence ATGAAAAACATAGATAAAAAATATTTCAGGCAAGGTATAGACTTTCTCGCAGGAGTTGATGAAGCAGGAAGAGGACCACTAGCAGGACCTGTAGTCGCTGCTGCTGTTATTCTTCCGAAAGATTTTCATCACAAAGAAATTAATGATTCGAAAAAACTTTCTTTCAGGCAAAGAGAAAAACTTTTCGAAGTGATAATTGAAAATGCAATTAGTTATTCATTCTCTGTTATCTCTCATTCAACAATAGACAGAATAAATATTCTTAATGCATCGTTGCTTGCGATGAAAAAATCTGTAAGCAAACTAAAGCCGGTTCCACAGATAGTTTTGATTGATGGCAATAAATCCTTCGGTGCAAATCAGAATTTAATTCCTGTAGTAAAAGGAGATTCGCTTTCTCAATCAATTGCGTCTGCATCAATTATAGCAAAAGTGATTCGGGACAAAATGATGAGTCGGCTTGCAGAACAATATTCTTTTTATGGTTGGGAGAAGAATAAAGGATATCCTACAAAGCAACATATTGAGGCACTACTCAAATTTGGTCCATCACCTGTTCACAGAAAAACTTTTCTTAAAAAAATCATGAATCAATCTTTTCAATCCGAAATAATTTTTAATTATGACTAA
- a CDS encoding BamA/OMP85 family outer membrane protein: protein MIVRIRNKIFLLALLFLISNASAQNAVIKTIDIQGNKFFDKSDYLKWIGININQRTFPGITDTIKKRISTNLIQNGYHLFKLYTVQTDSIDSVSVRLLIELSEDNPTEISDIQFVDVDSSDIPFLKSSFEFLKGQILTQQDFEEAVNSVLTYFEENGYPFVKVVIKSVFLRSDSVNEKNSATIKLSLEKGNLSRIDKVKVRGNSFTNENVIIRELRLSKGELYSQKRVDEFPKRINRLRFFEPVPPPQFYINSKGEGVLIIEVKEKQTNNFDGIIGYIPSTKENEKGYFTGLVNISLRNLFGTGRAAALRWNKFERNSQELELKYLEPWFLNFPFNISLNLYQRIQDTTYVQRKFIGEIEYLATEDISASLILGTESVIPSVRTIPVFTVFSSSIITTGLNLKIDTRDDPYSPTSGLHFINSYSFSRKNINGPLQFITPQLNTKLDLQRIAFDFDIFFLLFSRQVLALSINGRELRGPLFENSDLFKLGGTSTLRGYREEQFLGSRILWTNFEYRFLLTRRTFAFAFFDTGYYLRNAEPNKNILKSEDFLYGYGLGLNLETGLGVLAVSFALGQGDSFTDGKIHFGLVNEF from the coding sequence ATGATAGTCCGCATCAGGAATAAAATATTTTTACTTGCCTTATTATTTCTTATTTCAAATGCATCAGCACAAAATGCTGTAATCAAAACAATAGACATTCAGGGAAATAAATTTTTTGACAAATCAGATTACTTAAAGTGGATTGGAATAAATATCAATCAAAGAACTTTCCCGGGCATAACTGATACAATCAAAAAACGTATCTCTACAAATCTTATTCAAAATGGTTATCATCTTTTTAAGCTTTACACAGTTCAAACTGATTCAATTGATTCTGTTTCAGTCAGATTGCTTATCGAACTGAGCGAAGACAATCCAACAGAAATTTCTGATATTCAATTTGTTGATGTTGATAGTTCTGATATTCCATTTCTGAAATCATCATTTGAATTTTTGAAAGGACAAATTTTAACTCAACAGGATTTTGAAGAAGCTGTTAATTCCGTTCTTACATATTTCGAAGAGAATGGTTATCCTTTTGTAAAAGTTGTAATCAAATCCGTCTTTCTTCGAAGTGATTCTGTGAACGAAAAAAATTCCGCAACAATTAAATTATCTCTTGAGAAAGGAAATCTAAGCAGAATTGATAAAGTAAAAGTTCGAGGGAATTCTTTTACAAATGAAAATGTAATTATCAGGGAATTAAGATTATCCAAAGGAGAACTTTATTCACAAAAGCGAGTAGATGAGTTTCCTAAAAGAATTAATCGATTAAGATTTTTTGAACCTGTTCCGCCTCCTCAATTCTATATTAATTCAAAAGGAGAAGGTGTTTTGATTATTGAAGTAAAGGAAAAGCAGACAAATAATTTTGACGGAATAATCGGATACATTCCATCAACAAAAGAAAATGAAAAAGGATACTTTACCGGATTAGTAAATATTTCATTACGAAATCTTTTCGGAACCGGGAGAGCTGCTGCACTTCGGTGGAATAAATTTGAAAGAAACTCTCAGGAGTTGGAATTAAAATATCTCGAACCATGGTTTTTAAATTTTCCTTTTAACATTTCTCTTAATCTTTATCAAAGGATTCAGGATACAACTTATGTTCAGAGAAAATTTATAGGTGAAATAGAATATCTAGCTACTGAAGATATCTCAGCTTCTCTTATTCTCGGAACTGAATCGGTAATTCCTTCTGTCAGAACAATTCCTGTGTTTACTGTTTTTAGTTCTTCAATAATTACAACCGGCTTGAATCTGAAAATTGATACGCGGGATGATCCTTACTCTCCGACCTCAGGTTTGCATTTTATTAATTCTTATTCATTCAGCAGAAAAAATATAAACGGACCTCTTCAGTTCATCACTCCACAGTTAAATACAAAGTTAGATTTGCAAAGAATTGCTTTCGACTTTGATATTTTCTTCCTTTTGTTTTCAAGACAGGTATTGGCACTATCTATAAACGGAAGAGAACTGAGAGGACCTTTATTTGAGAATAGCGATTTGTTCAAACTTGGTGGAACATCTACTTTGCGAGGTTACAGAGAAGAACAATTCCTTGGTTCGAGAATTTTATGGACAAATTTTGAGTACAGATTTTTATTAACACGCAGAACTTTTGCATTCGCTTTCTTCGATACAGGATATTATCTGCGAAATGCTGAACCCAATAAAAATATTCTTAAGTCAGAAGATTTCCTTTATGGCTATGGTCTGGGACTTAATCTCGAAACAGGACTTGGCGTGCTTGCTGTAAGTTTTGCTCTTGGTCAGGGAGATTCGTTCACTGATGGTAAAATTCACTTTGGTTTAGTTAATGAATTTTGA